CTCAGATGGGGGCGGAACCGTTTGTCGCTTTTCTGATTGGGTTTGGTATTTGTGCCTTGCTTGGGTTCATTTACTGCGGTGTATTTGCAATCATCTTGTCTATTTGTAAAGATTTGTCGCGTATTGCTGATTCTGCAGAAAAGCGATTGTTGTTTGACGCGGAAGGCGAAACGACTTCAGAGCGTCCGTGAGGTTTGAGCCACCTCGTAAGAAACGAATTCAACGAATAACCCCTCTGCACATCGCAGGGGGGTTGTTCTTTAGTTGCATCAACAGCGCACGAACTATCAACCGCCAAAACTTCGGGTAGTAAAATCGGGTAGTAAAGTAGGTATGCGTGGTTTCGACGAAGCGCGCATCGTCGTAACTAGTTGACACACAAAGCAAAGCGAGTGAAGGGGATCGAACCCTCGACATTCAGCTTGGGAAGCTGACGCTCTACCGCTGAGCTACACCCGCTTTCGAATCACACGGTCTAGCTTAGTCTAGCATTTGTCCATCTGAGAGGTGCCAGAGACGGCCCATGACGCGGCGCGGTCAGCGGTTAGAATATCGAGCATGAATAATACAAACCTTGCCGTCCTTAAACTGTTCGTCATTGTCTGCCTGTTTGCTGGTTCAACGCATTTGCTTTTCGCTGAAGCGGTGTCTACCTCAGCGTTCGATTCGGCAGCGCCTCCACCAGCGACTGACCTGATGAATGATCTCGTCAATAACTATGATCCCTGCGCTGGTAGTCCGGCGCCGGCAGTCTGCCGTTGCGCACTGGAATTTCCACCAGTGACCTATGACACAAAAGTTGACTTTGTACTCAATACCAACAGTGAAGGTCAGTATGACCTTGCCACTGGTCGCACACTGATGAACTTGGTTCGAGCAGTTGCTGTCGCATCAGCACCAGCGGCGCCAGCAAAGGGTGAGCCAGTGATCAAGCTCTACGCCAACCCACCAGCAACACCAGATGCCATGGGAAAACTTCAGAAAGTGGTGAAGAGCAATCCCAACTTCAGAGACGCCAAGCTCGTCAAAACGATGATGCTGCCACGAGACTTTGGTAGCGCGCCTGACCGACTCTTTGGGGGGCTCTGGTGGCTCGACAAAGAACAAATGCTGGTGGTGATCTACCGTGGAACCCAGACGCCGTTTGAGTGGTACCTTGATCTTCAAGGCGGTTCGTATCGTAAGATTTCGGATTCCTTTAATGTGGCCAATGGGTTTGGTGCTGCGTATCAATTCTGCCAAGGTGATTTGCTAGAGGCAATTGAGACTTACAAGCCAAAGAACGTGTTCATCGGAGGGCACTCACTTGGAGGTGCAGTTGCGGGTATGACGGCGCTCGATCTGCATCAGCGTTCGAAAGCGGCAGGTCATCCATACCAAGTTCATGCGATCACTTTTGGCCAGCCCCGTACCTTTGAGCCCAAGGCCGCTGATCTCGCTAACGCTGCTATTAAGTCAGGTGAGCTTGAGTTATGGCGGGTGGTGAATATGCCTGATCCAGTACCTGCTGTGCCGCCTGCAGCAGTCGGTGCAAAAAGCGCTAAATTCAAGCACACCCGTTGGCTTGTGATGTATGACGATGATGTCTCAGCCGAATCTGGCCGTAGTGTGGCATGGAACCATCACTATTACTACGACGGCTATTTCAAACCAGATGCCATTGGAATGGCTCATTGGCCAGCAGATTGAGTCGAGCATTCTCAAACAAATAAGACAGGAACGACTTGATTAATCATCGCTGTGAGGTGTGATGGAAATTGAGCCATGTGATTTCGTTCCGCCATCACTCCGGCAGGTGATTTTTAACTCAGGCTGCTGAACGCCTTGTGGCAGATTAATCACATAGACGTTCTTGTCGTTTTTTGTACCAGTGAAACCTGAATGCTGATCACGACCAACAAGTTGGCCAGTCTGACCATCAACCAACTGAACATCATTAATGCGCAATCCGTGCTGCCCTTTGGTCCACGAGAAAGTAACGTCCCACAGACCAGCAGGCATGTGGTCAGGCATGTCTTCGATGGTCCAAGTACTTCCTTGTTTTGTGCAGTGTTTGGGTTGCCAGCCAAAGAGTAAAGAAGGTGGTGCATAAAACTGAAGGTACCAGCGTTTGCCCGCATTGCCGGCAATGCCATCAGGATCAAGTTGCCAAGCTTGCTTAAATGCGGCAGCTGCTTTGGTGTCCGATCCCTCTGTTTTTCGGTGGACGGCGCCGATTGCAACTTGGAGCCACGCTCTTTGTGAATCGTTGTAGACGTCATCAGCCAGCATGGTGTGCAGTCGATCTAAGGCTTGTTGCGAGCGTCCTTCTTTGGCATCTTTCGTTGCCTGCGCAATAAGGTGATGCCATTGAGGCATCTCAAGCCTGCGACGGCGCCCTGAATCATCTTGAGAATCAATTTCAGCAAGGCGTTCAATGAACTTATTTTGCCTATCTAAAGGCAAATCAAAAACAGCGTAGATTGCTGTTGCCTCGCTATCTGGATCATTCTCACGTCGCGCCTCTTCGATGCGCTGTTGTAATACTTGGTACTGCGTTGCAGCTTGGGCAAGCTCCAGCAGCGCTGACTGTGCTTGTTCAGGGCGGCGCGGTAGGGTTTCGCCCTGACGAGCGCCAAGCACTTCGCCGTTGGGCGAAAAGGCAATGATTGCTGGGTAGGTAACGAGCCCTTGTTTTTTCCAGCCCTTATGTAACGCATCGAAGTTCGTTTGCTGCTGCTCTGTCGGTGCTTGCAGGACATCAATGTCAGTAAGCACCAAGTCAGAATGACGGAGCATGTCATCTGTCGCTGGCGTGGACCACATGTCGGCATTCAATTTTCGCCCAAGGCCATTCCAGTCGCTCCCATGTACATAGACAATAAAGGGTACCTGGCGTTGGGCTGCAGTGTCTGATGCTGCTGCATAACCAGCGACTCGTTGAGGACCAATACCATCAGCGATAAAAGCGAGCGCCGTAATGAGAATGGTTGTGATCAACTGGTACGCTTCCCATAGATAAGGACCCGTGGAAAGTGCATGCACTTTCCATCTCTTTCGACTCGAATAAAGCGTCCGCGAGGCTTGGTGTCAGATAGATCAACGCGATACCAAAGATGGGCACCTTCAAGCGTCGCGACTTGTTCCCATTCAATACCGTCACGACTCACGAGAATCCGAGCGTCTTTGGCCCGATGTTGCTGACCTCTCCGCCCCTCAAGAATAATGCCCTCGATCTCGCCAAAGTGGGGCAGTTCAATTTCGAACCAAGGCTGGTCACCAACTTGAGTATGAAACTGACCGCCACGTTCTTCGAGTACACCCCAGTGTTGCTCGGGAGAATCCCAACGGTTGCCAGGTTCCCAAATGCGTAGAGCACCACCTTGGCTCAGCAGTCTTCCTTGGAACGGTTCGATACCTGACTCAGCAAGGCTTGTTCGAGGTTCGTGAAGCCGAGATGCAGCTCGACCAATGCGCTGAAAGGTCTCTAAGTCGTTAGCTTCAGCAGCAGCTGGAAGCATTGTTCGTGCTAACTGACGAAGTGCGGCATCTTGCCCATCACCAGCGCTGTTGGCCTCACCAAGAAGCACACGTTCAAACATGGCGTTGCCATCGGGATCGTCTTTGAGCTTGTTCATCGCCCAAGCAATATACGGAGCGCCTAGATCAGGTGAGTCGATGAGGTTTCGCAGCGTCATTATTAGAAACTGCTGTTGCTCACGCGGATCTCCAGCGTTTTTCAACATCCAGTCGAGCGCGGGCTCAATGTTCCATCGCACTGGTCCCCAGTCTTGTACGTTGCGGAGGTATCTTCCAAGGTATGCAATACGCTTGTTCGCTGGCATGCCTTTGAAGAGCTCTGGATAGATATATTGTTTCGATAAAGCCCAGACAGGCTCAGGATGGGCTGGTAGCAGCTGGTTGTGAAGCTTTGTCATGGTTCGTTCCCACCAGCGTCGATCCATTTGGTGGTCAAGGCCGAATTGTAGATAGTCGCGCCAGAGCCCCTCATCAAGATGATTTCGGTCGAGCGCTCGTAGATAAGCTACTTCGGCTTGCTGCGTAGAACCTTGTTGATCATGCCAATGGGCAAGACGTTTTTGATCACTGGCTTGTTGATGGTTAGTTGTACGTTCGAATGCACGCTGTACAAGCACATGGCTCGCCCAGTTTGGGCGCTGTAGTGATGAATGGAGGGAACGCTTCCAACTTAGTGAATAGGCAGGTGTCCATTGGCCTGGTGCCGTTTGCACGGCATAGGCGCAGTGCCCAGGCTCGCCCATCGTGAATGCTGGTATTCCATTGGCGATTGCCGCGGAGGCGCCAGTGTTTGAAAGAGCGCCACAGACTCCACCAACCTCGATGGCCATTTCTGGATCACATCGAAAGGATTCACGAAAAGGGTGATAGTAAAGCCAGCCTTGAACGGTGTCGTCAAAGCAATTGAACCCACGGTATGGCGCTTGCCAGCAGGCGCGCACATATTCAGAACGAGGCCAGCAAATTCGTTCTCTGAGAAATTCGAGTGCCTCGACTGCTGTGTAAGAGGGGTATTGGGCGCCACGTGCGAGAAAGCGCCGCTCCCACGTTGCGAGGTCTGGGTAACAGTTATTGAGAAGCCCGTCCTTAAAGTGATCTCTGAAGTAGTGATATCGATCGCGCATCCAAGAATCATCAAGTCGGTCCTTGCGTAACTCTAAAGCGCAAGCGGTTGCCATAGAACGATCGACCGACCGATTGGCAAGATCTGGATCTTCATTCCAAAGTTGAGCCAAGAATGTCAGTGTGCGTGGGCCATTCTCAATAGGGCCGCTATCGAGCAACTCTCGCATCCACGCTTCATGAGCATAAAGCGTCTTTAAAAAATCAGCTAACTCTGGTCGGTTGGCAGCTTGCTCAAAAATTGATGGTCCCGCATGCTCTTGAATCTGCCAGACAAGCAGTTCATCTGGGTTGGGCGTGATAGCAGAAACAGACGCAGCTATATTCAGATAGAAAACAGTGAACGTTACATTGATGAGCTGCGTGAGTTTCATAGTGACCCTTTGGCATAGTCACTGATTATTGTTTCCGCACCCTAGATGATGCGCACTGAGTCACTCTTCATGATTTCTTTTTTGCCTTGGCTTTTACAATTCGATCAGCAGCGGGTGTTTTGAGATTGCTAGCAAGTCCAATATAAGACATTGACTTGATCAAAAGCCAAGTTGCATCAAACTGCCACCAAGCAAGACCATGCCGCGCTGACGTAGGAAATGCATGATGGTTATTATGCCAACCTTCACCGAATGAGAAGATACCAACCAGTGGATTGTTTCGACTGTGATCATGACTTTCAAAAGGCTGCGTTCCCCAGATGTGGCACACTGAATTGACTGACCAGGTCAGGTGATGCTCTACAAAGACACGAACCAGTCCACCCCACAAAAATCCAGTCAAAGCGCCGAGCCAGGTGCCCGTAATCACACCACCTAGCACAGTGGGAATCAGCATGCTTAAGAAAGCCCACACTGGAAACAGTCTTGAAACCATGCGTAGATCCGGATCTGCCTTGAGATCAGGGATGTAGCGAGGTTGATCAGGTTGCTCAAGTCGGAAAAGCCAACCGAAGTGTGAGTAGATAAAGCGACCTATCGGTCCACCTTTGCCAACATGTGGTGAGTGAGGATCATGTTCTAGATCACTATATTGGTGGTGTTGTCGATGCACTGCACACCACCAGAAAAGATCGCCTTGCACAGCCATCGATCCTGTAATACCAAGCGTGATCTTGAGCCAGCGTGGACAGTCAAAGGACTTATGTGTGAAGTAGCGATGAAAGCCGATTGTGATTCCTAGGCCAGTCAAGATATACATTCCGACCAAGAGTGAAAGATCGAGTACACCGAAACCATTGCCCCAGGCAAGCCACATCACCGCAATCAGCGCAAGTGGCGGCAGAATGACAGAGATCAGGACAATCGTTCTCGCGCCGCGCCGTACAGGTGCATGGGGTTGAGGTTCGGGGGCAGTTTTAGTGGCTGAAATCTGGTCGGTTGAAACAGAACTGGACATCGAAATCGGGCTCCAAGAAAGCTGGTATGTACCAATCGCAGCCGTGGGTTTGACACGGGTCACTTTTCGCAGCTGCAAGTAGGTAAATGCTAGCCATATCCGAGCGGTAATGTGGATCTTCTTACAAGATCTGAGGCAGAACCTGCGTCTCAGCGCTATTGGCTTGGCAGAGAATCCGAGTGGTGCTTTGGTGGCCTTATACTGGGCACCTCTTGAAACCTGTTTCTTAGGAGGCCCCCAAATGCCCATTAAGCTATTTATCGCTCTGAGCCTTATATTTTCATTGCTAGATCAAGTTCACGCGGCGGCGGACGATGTTTCTGGGCCATCCAAGTCGATCCGATCACTTCTAGGGCAGCCTAAAGGGGCGAGTGAGCTAGGGATTCTTTCGATTCCTGCGGATGCAAACCGTTTTCAAAAATTTGGCTTCACTAAATACACACAGATCTTTGCGCCCAATGGAAAACCCATTCGAATCATCGCTCAAGCTGATGTGCCAGATATTGCAGTGGCTCGGGCCAGAAATTTGCTTCAGTTCTTTCTGACTGATGTGCCAGGATCAAAATACGGGGCTGACAAGTCGATGGTTGCAAATGCCATGGCTGAGAATGAAGCCATGTTGATGATGCCAACTGGTGCGCATCAGGAGGGCCAAGAGCCAGACATTCCAGCTCAAGGACTTTTTGAAAGTGAAACTCCAATTGATGGCTCTCACTGGTATTTGACCAATGACTGGGCGCATCGTGATGCTGGCTTTGAAGAGATATTCCATCTGGTCCATGACACTGGCATTGGTACATACATGCCCGGTGCACTACCGGACTATCAAAGCGAACTAGATATTGAAGCAAGAAAATCCATTCGTGATGGTCGCTGGGGTATTCCCATCGATCCGAGCGTAGCTGAATGGCTTCAGGAGTTAGAAGAAGAAGGCTCTTTAGCTCAAGAGTACATCGCCTCAGTTATTGACACCTACTATGGCCTATGGGCCGCATGGGATGAATCACCTGGAGGTATGTGGGGTATTTACACCGCAAAGACACGAGAAGAATTGGCTACCAAGGATCCGCGAGGACAAGCGCTTGTTGAAGCCTTTCTGCCACCAATGATGAATGGCTACGAGGCCCTTATTGATCCGTCGTTTGAGGGTGAATTTAAGTTGAGCTTTGATCCAGCTCACACATATACACATAAATCTCGTTATTACGTCGATGCGACGCTAACGGGCGCTCTCAATAGCAATCTCACTGGAAACAAAGAGAATAATGTGCTGCGTGGTAATCATGGCAATAACGCGCTACGTGGTGGTCAAGGGACCGACGTTGCAGTATTCCAAGGGGCGCAGAATGAATACACGCTGACGCTGAGTGGCGAGATCTTGATCGTGATTGATCAGGTCGAAAATCGTGATGGGAAAGACCGACTTCTAGAAATAGAAGTACTTCGATTCTCAGATGGTGATATCAGTTGCCCTGAACTCTAGTGGGCTCATTTGGCCCATGCGAGGCTGAGCTGGTAGCGATAAAGCCTGCTTTGTACTGGCGAGGTATCGCACAAACTACCTAGATTGCCAGGGCTGCATGACCAGTGTAACCAGACTCAGGCGATCGTTTCTTGTCGTATTGCTCGATTGGCACTTGATCAGAAGGCCGAACAACCGACTTGTTTGAGCAGAGACGTGGTTTGAATTTGATACTTCATAACCCAGCCGCGTTTACGAGGAGTTCAGTGACAGCTTGGGTGACTTTTTGGAACACTGCGCGCAGGTATTTCGGATCTGGAATGGCTCTGGATAACCGCATGAAGCCGCAGCTGGGAGCATGCTACTCGCACGCAGTGTTGTTCAACAAAGTCAATGGGGGCATAAAGACTGCCGCTTGGAGAATTAGGAATGAGATTAGCCAAATGGAATGGAAATAGAGACGCTCATCTTCGAGCACTGCTTGGATCTCTGATTGCAATGCTTTTGTTGGTTGGCGCTACAAATCGGACATACGCGCAGACCGTAGAGCCACTTGCGTTAAAGCAAGACTCACTACTCATCGAAGCTTGCAGAAATCCGGAAGTTGATCCACGCATGGTTCTCGGTCTGCTGGCCCAGGGTGCAACAGCTACAATTCCCGATGAGACCGGTAAGACAGCTCTTGATTATGCGCGTTCCAACCGACGTTTGCGCAGTAGCCCCGCATACAAAAAACTAAGCGCTCAGGCGGTTGATGACTCTGTAGATCGTGTGGTTAGCATTATCGATTTTGAGCCGACCAACAACAATTGGGATCTCATTTTTGCAGTCAGCCTGAGTGGTTTTGTGATAGTGGTCGCGCTTCTTTCTTCTTGGAAGCGATAGAGACATACAGCACTTAGTAAACCCGGTTAGACTCTGCTTATGTTCAGAAATCTGAGACTGTCATCTGTCATTTCTTTTTCATGGTTTATGGGGTTTATATTAATATGACTTCGGCCATACGTATGGCAGTGCTCGGACGTGCGCAAGATGGTGGCGTTCCACATATTGGTTGTCATCGAAGATGTTGTAAACAGGCACGACTCGAAAATCATGTCGAGCTTCCAGCATGCCTTGGCATATGGAATCGTGTGACCGGTGCTCGCGTCTTGATTGAGGCAACGCCAGCAATCACTACGCAGGTTGCATTGCTCAATGGAATTGCCAATGTGCCATCCGATCAGTCAAACATTGTAGACGCCATATGTGTTACTCATGCTCATCTCGGTCATTACACCGGTTTGATGTATTTGGGGCGCGAAGCAATTGGCAGCAGTCAACTACCGGTTTATGTGACTCAAACAATGGCACAATTTCTTGCAGACAATGAACCGTGGGCTCAACTGATCGCAGGATCATTTATAACACCGAGAATCATTGAGCCCGAAAAATCATTTAGTCCGATTGATCAAGTGAATATTGAGGCGATCGTGGTGCCGCATAGAGATGAGTCAAGTGATACCGTTGCGTTTAAAATCAGTGGCCCTGATCGAACTTGTCTATTTTGCCCCGACATAGATTCTTGGCCGGTCGATAGCCGACTTATGCATCTTCTGTTTGATGATGTTGACATTGCCTATGTTGATGGGACGTTCTTTGATGACAAAGAACTGCCCGGACGTAATCTTGATCTAATTCCTCATCCAAGAATGATTCAAACCATGGATCAATTGAAGCATATTGCAATTTCGAAACCCGGGATGATTCGATTTATTCACTTAAATCACACCAACCCAGCGCTCCATGACCCGGTGACTGTGCGTGAGATTGAAGCTCGTGGTTTTAGCGTTGCTTATCCAGGGGAGAATCAGCTACTTTAGTATGGTGCTCGCGAACGTTTTCGGTGCTTGGGAATTACCCATTCATCAGTGATCGTACGGTTCATTAAAGAGCGAGGGTGAGCGCTCGTGAAGAATAGGCCCGAAGTCGTAGGGGGCGAGCAGATCATCGGGTACGACCTCGGCAAATCTGGCTGCGTACTGGATCAGTTTGATCTCTGGCTCTAAGCTCGCATCAGTCTTAGGATTGAGAAGGATCACCAGACCACCCTTGAACTCGATCGAGTGGTCGGTGTTGCCTTGCATAATGTATGAAAGGGTCTTCTGGCTCAGCCGATCGTAGGCTTCCTTAGGATTGTCCGCCCTAACCGTCCATTTATTGTTGAAGTCACTTGATTCGAAGTTGACTCTTTTCATGGTCCCAGGAATGGACAATCTGTCGGCCATGTGATGGGGGTGAATGACCATATCAGGACAGTCCACGCCCGTATCGAAAAAGAGGAACACACCCTGGTGATCTGCGCCCCCTCCATGGGAAGTTCTGTGGATGCATGCGCCGCGCTCGTCGACGCGGCGGGTCATGAATTCGGACTTTCGTGCCTGGTGCCAGTAAATAAAGGAGTGCTTGAGGTCGTCAGCGCTGTTGAGGTACTTGTGTAGATTGGGTTTTCGATGCTTGTAGGACCAGCCTCGCTTTTTCGCCCAGTGCTGCTTCTTCCAGCGCTCTATGTGGCTCATGTAACCAGCTAGGTAGCCCCATAAGCCTCCGATTGGAATGCCTATGATGCTCCCAAGCACAGTCAACCATGGCCTGCTCGTGTCGAAGACCCAATTCCCCATGCAAGAGTTTAAGAGGAGAGCTCCAATCACAGCGCCGATCACTGCCCACGGGATCAACTCAGGGTGAAAACTCGCTCCCTTGTTAAAGGGCCAGTCTGGGACTGCCTCGGCCACCGCTTTGGCAACAGATTTTTTTCGGGTGTTGTCTTCCGTCATATCTCATCCAGCGTTACTTCACATATCAGCCTTACGTGAACGAGCGAGAGCACTCTCGCTTTAACTGTGCTCACACGGCGAAAACTTTGAATTGCTGAGACATGCCTTGGTTTCTAGTACGAACATGCTTCAACTAAGCACCCGATGCTCCGAAGTCAACGTTAACGGGCTTAGAGGCGCCTTCTTCTGCTTTGAAGAACTCAAATTCATTACCCTTGAATGAGCCCATCGATGCAATGATGCTGCTTGGGAACATCTGCACACCGTTTTGGAAGTCACGTGTATTGGCGTTGTAGAATCGACGCGAGCGTGCAATCCGGGTTTCAGTTTCCGAAAGCTCGCCCTGCAACTGCAAGAAGTTTTGGTTCGCTTTTAGATCAGGATAAGCTTCCATCTTGGCAATGAGATTAGTAGATGCTTTGCCAAGTGCATCTTCAACCTTGGCGCGTTCAGCAGGGCTCTTGCTTTTGTCAGCAACGGCTTCGTTGCGAAGTCGCGTCACTTCTTCTAGCGTACTTTTTTCATGTTCCGCATAACCCTTCACTGTTTGGATGAGGTTGGGAATTAAGTCATGCCTTCGCTGTAGTTCAGTGTCAATATCTGACCATGATTCTTTGCAAGACTGACGGAGGCGGACGAGCTTGTTGTACATAATGATTGCCCAAAGTATGAGCAACAAGATGATCCCGGCACAAATAATTGCGACGATGACTCCGCCAGAAAGAGCAAGCACTGATGGGATAGATGAAGCAAGCATTGGCGCTCTCTCCTGTAAAAGAATTGACGCTGTGGAGGAATAAGTCTACTTCTAAAGATAAAGCTCTGTTAAGATTCTGCAAGCCTCACTATGCCATGCGCTAGATAAAAGAAGTTCTTAACTCCCAAGCCTGAGGCCGCAGAGACGTAAATGACACATTCACGTGCAGTTATATATATGTCGGTCGGAGCTCTGTTTTTTGCCCTTACGGGGGAGTTTGTCCATGGCTTAAGTGACTCGATTTCATGGCAAACCGCTCTACTTGCTCGAGGTGGATTTGGCTTAATGGTGGCCTTGGTCATAGCGCATCGAGAACTAAGGAATTTCCCGCTTTGGCATCGTGGATCGTGGCTGCGTAGTATTGGCGGCACTTTTTATCTGGCACTTCTGTATTACACAATACAGCACATGCCACCAGCAGAAGCTCTAGCTATTACAAATACGCGGCCGCTCTGGATTGCAATCTTGTCATTTGTGTTTCTAAGGCTTGCACTGAAATGGCAATTTTGGCCGGCAGTTCTGTCAGCATTTATTGGATCACTGCTCTTATCTGGCTTAACACTTAGTTCACAGATGGGCTTAGTCTGGATCGCGTTTGTTGCAGCAGGATGTGGTTCGTTGGGCTACTTTGCTATTGACTACTGTAGAGATATTTCGGCGCCTGTTGTCGTTGTGCATATGTCTTTGGGCTTGTTTATTGGTGGACTCATTTTAGTTCTTTGGGGTGGTATTGGAGTCCAGCTTTCGAAGGTTCATACACTCACTGATATCAGTCTATTGATTGGTCTTGGTGTTGTGGGCACGTTTTATCACTACTTTGTAACCATAGCGATTCAAGCGTTAGGCTCAGTATCAGGTTCAGTCGTTGGTCTACTGACAGCGATCTTTGCCTATGGTTTAGACTTCTTGCTGTGGAACTATGGCTTTGATATCTATCATATGATTGGGATCATCATGATCCTTATTCCTGCGTTTTATATTGCGACTGGTCACT
This DNA window, taken from Phycisphaerales bacterium, encodes the following:
- a CDS encoding MBL fold metallo-hydrolase gives rise to the protein MTSAIRMAVLGRAQDGGVPHIGCHRRCCKQARLENHVELPACLGIWNRVTGARVLIEATPAITTQVALLNGIANVPSDQSNIVDAICVTHAHLGHYTGLMYLGREAIGSSQLPVYVTQTMAQFLADNEPWAQLIAGSFITPRIIEPEKSFSPIDQVNIEAIVVPHRDESSDTVAFKISGPDRTCLFCPDIDSWPVDSRLMHLLFDDVDIAYVDGTFFDDKELPGRNLDLIPHPRMIQTMDQLKHIAISKPGMIRFIHLNHTNPALHDPVTVREIEARGFSVAYPGENQLL
- a CDS encoding acyl-CoA desaturase, encoding MSSSVSTDQISATKTAPEPQPHAPVRRGARTIVLISVILPPLALIAVMWLAWGNGFGVLDLSLLVGMYILTGLGITIGFHRYFTHKSFDCPRWLKITLGITGSMAVQGDLFWWCAVHRQHHQYSDLEHDPHSPHVGKGGPIGRFIYSHFGWLFRLEQPDQPRYIPDLKADPDLRMVSRLFPVWAFLSMLIPTVLGGVITGTWLGALTGFLWGGLVRVFVEHHLTWSVNSVCHIWGTQPFESHDHSRNNPLVGIFSFGEGWHNNHHAFPTSARHGLAWWQFDATWLLIKSMSYIGLASNLKTPAADRIVKAKAKKKS
- a CDS encoding LemA family protein, with translation MLASSIPSVLALSGGVIVAIICAGIILLLILWAIIMYNKLVRLRQSCKESWSDIDTELQRRHDLIPNLIQTVKGYAEHEKSTLEEVTRLRNEAVADKSKSPAERAKVEDALGKASTNLIAKMEAYPDLKANQNFLQLQGELSETETRIARSRRFYNANTRDFQNGVQMFPSSIIASMGSFKGNEFEFFKAEEGASKPVNVDFGASGA
- a CDS encoding discoidin domain-containing protein, which produces MKLTQLINVTFTVFYLNIAASVSAITPNPDELLVWQIQEHAGPSIFEQAANRPELADFLKTLYAHEAWMRELLDSGPIENGPRTLTFLAQLWNEDPDLANRSVDRSMATACALELRKDRLDDSWMRDRYHYFRDHFKDGLLNNCYPDLATWERRFLARGAQYPSYTAVEALEFLRERICWPRSEYVRACWQAPYRGFNCFDDTVQGWLYYHPFRESFRCDPEMAIEVGGVCGALSNTGASAAIANGIPAFTMGEPGHCAYAVQTAPGQWTPAYSLSWKRSLHSSLQRPNWASHVLVQRAFERTTNHQQASDQKRLAHWHDQQGSTQQAEVAYLRALDRNHLDEGLWRDYLQFGLDHQMDRRWWERTMTKLHNQLLPAHPEPVWALSKQYIYPELFKGMPANKRIAYLGRYLRNVQDWGPVRWNIEPALDWMLKNAGDPREQQQFLIMTLRNLIDSPDLGAPYIAWAMNKLKDDPDGNAMFERVLLGEANSAGDGQDAALRQLARTMLPAAAEANDLETFQRIGRAASRLHEPRTSLAESGIEPFQGRLLSQGGALRIWEPGNRWDSPEQHWGVLEERGGQFHTQVGDQPWFEIELPHFGEIEGIILEGRRGQQHRAKDARILVSRDGIEWEQVATLEGAHLWYRVDLSDTKPRGRFIRVERDGKCMHFPRVLIYGKRTS
- a CDS encoding lipase family protein, with translation MNNTNLAVLKLFVIVCLFAGSTHLLFAEAVSTSAFDSAAPPPATDLMNDLVNNYDPCAGSPAPAVCRCALEFPPVTYDTKVDFVLNTNSEGQYDLATGRTLMNLVRAVAVASAPAAPAKGEPVIKLYANPPATPDAMGKLQKVVKSNPNFRDAKLVKTMMLPRDFGSAPDRLFGGLWWLDKEQMLVVIYRGTQTPFEWYLDLQGGSYRKISDSFNVANGFGAAYQFCQGDLLEAIETYKPKNVFIGGHSLGGAVAGMTALDLHQRSKAAGHPYQVHAITFGQPRTFEPKAADLANAAIKSGELELWRVVNMPDPVPAVPPAAVGAKSAKFKHTRWLVMYDDDVSAESGRSVAWNHHYYYDGYFKPDAIGMAHWPAD
- a CDS encoding DMT family transporter; translated protein: MTHSRAVIYMSVGALFFALTGEFVHGLSDSISWQTALLARGGFGLMVALVIAHRELRNFPLWHRGSWLRSIGGTFYLALLYYTIQHMPPAEALAITNTRPLWIAILSFVFLRLALKWQFWPAVLSAFIGSLLLSGLTLSSQMGLVWIAFVAAGCGSLGYFAIDYCRDISAPVVVVHMSLGLFIGGLILVLWGGIGVQLSKVHTLTDISLLIGLGVVGTFYHYFVTIAIQALGSVSGSVVGLLTAIFAYGLDFLLWNYGFDIYHMIGIIMILIPAFYIATGHSLVRPRKLSARKHAE
- a CDS encoding DUF3137 domain-containing protein — translated: MTEDNTRKKSVAKAVAEAVPDWPFNKGASFHPELIPWAVIGAVIGALLLNSCMGNWVFDTSRPWLTVLGSIIGIPIGGLWGYLAGYMSHIERWKKQHWAKKRGWSYKHRKPNLHKYLNSADDLKHSFIYWHQARKSEFMTRRVDERGACIHRTSHGGGADHQGVFLFFDTGVDCPDMVIHPHHMADRLSIPGTMKRVNFESSDFNNKWTVRADNPKEAYDRLSQKTLSYIMQGNTDHSIEFKGGLVILLNPKTDASLEPEIKLIQYAARFAEVVPDDLLAPYDFGPILHERSPSLFNEPYDH